A window of Chitinophagales bacterium contains these coding sequences:
- a CDS encoding response regulator transcription factor, giving the protein MEKISILLADDHKLVRDAWSFMLTSDPHFDVVAIASSGEEAVDQALVVKPDIILMDINMGTMSGFDAAEKILANLPETKIIGVSMHSMPAYAKRLFKMGGKGYVTKNSSREEFIHAILEVYNGRTYICEEIKEVLSHREFETDNGPDINMLSKRELEVVKFIKNGLSSKEISSQLGLSLKTVEVHRYNILKKLNMKNSAVLINFMNHNGF; this is encoded by the coding sequence ATGGAAAAAATTTCCATCCTCTTAGCCGACGACCATAAACTGGTTCGTGATGCGTGGTCCTTTATGCTGACCTCGGACCCGCATTTTGATGTGGTGGCCATTGCTTCTTCAGGGGAGGAGGCCGTTGACCAAGCCCTCGTTGTAAAACCAGATATCATCTTAATGGACATCAATATGGGCACGATGTCCGGTTTTGATGCCGCAGAAAAGATCCTGGCCAACCTGCCAGAGACCAAGATCATCGGTGTATCCATGCACTCGATGCCCGCTTATGCAAAACGCCTCTTTAAAATGGGAGGAAAGGGCTATGTAACAAAGAACTCTTCCCGGGAAGAATTCATACATGCCATTCTGGAGGTCTACAATGGCCGAACCTATATCTGTGAGGAAATTAAAGAGGTATTAAGCCACCGGGAGTTTGAAACTGACAACGGACCGGATATCAACATGCTTTCCAAGCGCGAACTGGAAGTGGTCAAATTCATTAAGAACGGATTATCCTCCAAGGAAATCTCTTCTCAGCTGGGACTCTCCCTCAAGACTGTTGAAGTACATCGGTATAATATTCTCAAAAAATTGAATATGAAAAATTCAGCGGTTCTGATCAATTTCATGAACCATAATGGGTTTTGA
- a CDS encoding glyoxalase/bleomycin resistance/extradiol dioxygenase family protein has product MAKKIFINLPVTDLSKARDFYTRIGFTNNATFSDDTSACMVLSEEISVMLLTHEKFSTLTPKKIIDSQNSAGVINTLSLETLDDLHKMVDAAISAGGVEPHPFEDYGFMQHRGFHDLDGHLWGVVYVDMSKLPA; this is encoded by the coding sequence ATGGCAAAGAAAATTTTCATCAATCTACCTGTTACAGACCTGAGCAAGGCCAGGGATTTCTATACACGAATCGGGTTCACCAATAACGCGACCTTTTCTGATGATACATCGGCATGTATGGTGTTGTCGGAAGAAATCAGTGTCATGTTATTGACCCATGAGAAGTTTTCCACTTTGACACCAAAAAAAATCATTGATTCACAAAACTCAGCAGGCGTCATCAATACATTATCCCTGGAAACCCTGGATGACCTGCATAAAATGGTAGATGCCGCAATAAGTGCCGGTGGTGTAGAGCCCCATCCGTTCGAAGATTATGGATTTATGCAGCACAGGGGCTTTCATGACCTCGATGGGCATTTATGGGGTGTCGTTTATGTCGATATGAGTAAGCTGCCAGCCTGA
- a CDS encoding SRPBCC family protein: protein MSTNSVSLHRVFTAPPEKVFKAFSDPDAMASWIPPYGFTCKVHHMEFKQGGSFKMSFVNFSTGHGHSFGGEYLEVKMNELLRYSDKFDDPNLPGEMITTVRFTGVSCGTEIHITQEGIPAMIPAEMCYLGWQESLEKLKKLVEPVIPDA from the coding sequence ATGTCTACAAATTCAGTATCGCTTCACCGCGTATTTACTGCACCTCCGGAAAAAGTATTCAAAGCCTTTAGCGATCCGGACGCTATGGCCTCCTGGATACCCCCATATGGCTTTACCTGTAAGGTCCATCATATGGAATTCAAGCAAGGAGGTAGTTTCAAAATGTCGTTCGTTAACTTTTCCACCGGACATGGGCATTCCTTTGGTGGTGAATACCTGGAGGTCAAAATGAATGAATTACTTCGGTACAGTGACAAATTTGACGATCCCAATCTTCCGGGTGAGATGATCACCACGGTACGGTTTACCGGAGTAAGTTGTGGTACGGAGATTCATATAACCCAGGAGGGGATTCCCGCAATGATACCTGCCGAAATGTGTTATCTCGGTTGGCAGGAATCACTGGAGAAATTGAAAAAACTGGTTGAACCGGTTATACCCGATGCCTGA